The following are encoded together in the Ezakiella massiliensis genome:
- the groES gene encoding co-chaperone GroES, with translation MNIKPLGDRLLIEKVEAEQTTKSGIVLPQSAQEQPSIAVVKAISGELQQDDRRKDLVKVGDKVIFSKYSGTEIKDGDKEYLLVKWIDVLGVIE, from the coding sequence ATGAATATTAAACCATTAGGAGATAGGCTCCTTATTGAAAAAGTTGAAGCAGAACAAACTACAAAATCAGGAATCGTTCTGCCACAAAGTGCTCAAGAACAACCAAGCATTGCAGTTGTCAAAGCTATTAGCGGAGAATTACAACAAGACGACAGACGCAAGGACCTTGTTAAAGTTGGCGACAAAGTTATTTTTTCTAAGTATTCAGGCACAGAAATCAAAGACGGCGACAAAGAATACTTATTAGTTAAATGGATAGACGTTTTAGGCGTTATAGAATAA
- the groL gene encoding chaperonin GroEL (60 kDa chaperone family; promotes refolding of misfolded polypeptides especially under stressful conditions; forms two stacked rings of heptamers to form a barrel-shaped 14mer; ends can be capped by GroES; misfolded proteins enter the barrel where they are refolded when GroES binds), which translates to MAKDILHGSDARKAMEAGINKLADTVKVTLGPKGRNVVLERPYGSPLITNDGVSIAREIELEDKTENMGAQLLREVATKTNDVAGDGTTTATILAQAIVKEGLKNLAAGSNPMILQKGIRRAVDQTVESLKNASVKIDDKASIANVASISAGDKEIGALISDAMEKVGKDGVITVEESKSMGTTLDVVEGMQFDRGYVSSYMVTDSEKMIAELDNPYILITDKKITSIQDILPLLEQIVQSSRPLLIIAEDIEGEAMATLVVNKLRGTFNCVAVKAPGFGDRRKDMLQDIAILTGATVVSTDLGYELKDTTVDMLGTCQKVNVEKENTIIVKGAGDESKVNDRIKQLRAQYEESDSEFDKEKLQERLAKLAGGVAVIQVGAATETELKEKKLRIEDALAATRAAVEEGIVSGGGVALLDTIEDVRPLLNEVEGDEKTGVAIVLRALEEPLRQIAENAGREGSVIVEKVMHSKRGEGYDALNNEFVNMIEAGIVDPTKVTRSALQNAASVASMILTTEATVADLPSKEDPMAGMGGAGAGMPMGMM; encoded by the coding sequence ATGGCAAAAGATATTTTACATGGTAGCGATGCTAGAAAGGCTATGGAAGCCGGCATCAATAAACTTGCAGATACAGTTAAGGTAACACTTGGACCTAAGGGCAGAAATGTTGTCCTCGAAAGACCTTATGGGTCACCACTAATCACAAATGACGGCGTTTCAATCGCTCGTGAAATCGAACTCGAAGACAAAACAGAAAATATGGGTGCCCAACTTCTTCGTGAAGTTGCAACCAAAACCAACGATGTAGCAGGTGACGGTACAACAACAGCTACAATTTTGGCTCAAGCAATTGTCAAAGAAGGTTTGAAAAACTTGGCTGCTGGATCCAATCCAATGATCCTACAAAAGGGAATCAGAAGAGCAGTTGATCAAACAGTTGAAAGTTTAAAGAACGCTTCAGTTAAAATTGATGATAAGGCTTCAATTGCAAACGTTGCCAGCATTTCAGCAGGCGACAAGGAAATTGGCGCATTGATCTCAGACGCTATGGAAAAAGTTGGCAAGGACGGCGTTATTACAGTTGAAGAATCAAAGAGCATGGGCACAACCTTAGATGTTGTTGAAGGTATGCAATTTGATCGCGGCTATGTATCAAGCTACATGGTTACAGATTCAGAAAAAATGATTGCCGAACTCGACAATCCATATATTTTAATTACAGATAAAAAGATTACAAGCATCCAAGATATCCTACCACTTCTAGAACAAATCGTTCAAAGCTCCAGACCACTCTTAATCATTGCCGAAGACATTGAAGGCGAAGCAATGGCAACTCTTGTTGTAAATAAATTAAGAGGAACATTCAACTGCGTTGCAGTTAAGGCTCCTGGCTTTGGCGACAGAAGAAAAGACATGCTCCAAGACATTGCAATTCTAACTGGTGCAACAGTTGTTTCAACTGATTTAGGTTACGAATTAAAAGACACCACAGTTGATATGCTAGGTACCTGCCAAAAGGTAAATGTAGAAAAAGAAAATACAATTATCGTTAAAGGTGCAGGAGATGAATCAAAGGTTAACGACAGAATCAAACAACTTCGTGCTCAATACGAAGAATCTGATTCAGAATTCGACAAGGAAAAACTCCAAGAAAGACTAGCCAAACTTGCAGGCGGCGTAGCCGTTATACAAGTTGGTGCAGCCACAGAAACTGAATTAAAAGAAAAGAAATTGAGAATCGAAGACGCCCTTGCAGCTACACGTGCAGCTGTTGAAGAAGGCATCGTCTCAGGTGGCGGCGTAGCCCTTCTTGACACAATCGAAGACGTTCGTCCACTCCTAAACGAAGTTGAAGGCGACGAAAAAACAGGTGTTGCAATCGTTTTAAGAGCTCTTGAAGAACCACTCCGTCAAATTGCAGAAAACGCAGGCAGAGAAGGATCAGTAATCGTAGAAAAAGTTATGCATTCAAAACGCGGCGAAGGTTACGACGCTCTAAACAACGAATTCGTAAACATGATTGAAGCTGGCATCGTAGACCCAACCAAGGTCACCCGTTCAGCCCTACAAAACGCAGCCTCAGTTGCATCCATGATTCTAACCACAGAAGCAACAGTAGCCGACCTACCAAGCAAGGAAGATCCAATGGCAGGAATGGGGGGAGCAGGGGCAGGCATGCCGATGGGCATGATGTAG
- a CDS encoding cation-translocating P-type ATPase: MEKYFIIEGMHCASCVNRIEKVVGRMDGVGEVNVNLSLAKMRVVYDENKVSARAICQAVNGIGFKATVEETRDPARDQERKIKEYRDYKRRFIISAIFSLPLFLVMFFHMADVHVFFGEPIWQFALATVVQIYIGWIFYRGAYLSIKGGAMNMDVLVALGTSAAYLYSIYNWIVGDPHLYFESSAMIITLVLLGKTMESRAKGKTSEALYKLIDLAPKKATLIIDGEYVEIPADDLKIGDQVLIKAGESVSCDGIIISGETSIDESMLTGEPIPVDKEADDRIYAGTINGAGTIVAQVTKNPGETGLAKIISMVEEANNKKAPVQRVVDKVSSIFVPAVLIIALVTFVGHMIFAGDFRQALIAAVSVLVIACPCALGLATPTAIMVGTGKAASEGILIRDPEALENAHKIQVVALDKTGTITEGRPIVNEIINVSGNEEDNLDIIYSMEKQSDHPIAKAIVDHLSGRKIIEGKVTNLSGRGIKFETSDQEYMAGSFKHLREIGIDLDPVTNLLDMGKTYVGLVSGNELLMAISLEDKLKADAIESIKALHELGLEVMMLTGDSQSSAKLIADQTGIDDYRAEILPQDKLNIINDLKKIKKVGMVGDGINDAPALAAADIGFAMGTGTDIAIESGDITLVGGDLKQVHRAIDISNKTIRTIKQNLFWAFIYNIIGIPIAALGFLNPMVGSLAMAFSSVSVVTNSLRLRRK; this comes from the coding sequence ATGGAAAAATATTTTATAATTGAAGGAATGCATTGTGCATCCTGTGTTAACAGAATAGAGAAGGTTGTTGGCAGGATGGATGGAGTTGGCGAGGTTAATGTCAACTTGTCCTTGGCCAAAATGCGTGTGGTCTATGACGAGAACAAGGTTTCGGCTAGGGCCATTTGCCAAGCCGTAAATGGGATTGGCTTTAAGGCGACCGTTGAGGAGACAAGAGACCCTGCCAGAGATCAAGAGAGAAAAATAAAAGAGTACAGGGATTACAAGAGGCGGTTTATTATTTCTGCTATTTTTTCCTTGCCTTTATTTTTGGTTATGTTTTTTCACATGGCGGACGTCCATGTATTTTTTGGCGAACCCATTTGGCAATTTGCTCTGGCGACTGTAGTTCAAATTTACATTGGATGGATTTTTTACCGGGGTGCATATCTTAGCATCAAGGGTGGGGCCATGAACATGGATGTTCTGGTTGCCCTGGGCACGAGTGCGGCTTATCTATATAGTATTTACAATTGGATTGTTGGCGATCCTCATCTTTATTTTGAAAGTTCAGCTATGATTATAACTTTGGTTTTACTTGGCAAGACTATGGAGTCACGGGCCAAGGGCAAGACTAGTGAGGCCTTGTACAAGCTAATTGATTTGGCACCAAAGAAGGCGACTTTAATAATAGATGGCGAGTATGTGGAAATTCCTGCGGACGATTTAAAGATCGGCGACCAAGTTTTAATTAAGGCAGGGGAAAGTGTTTCTTGCGATGGTATTATCATTAGCGGAGAGACGTCCATTGATGAGTCTATGCTTACTGGTGAGCCGATTCCCGTTGACAAGGAGGCAGACGATAGGATTTATGCAGGGACTATTAATGGGGCGGGGACAATTGTGGCTCAAGTTACAAAAAATCCTGGCGAAACTGGCCTGGCCAAAATTATTTCTATGGTTGAGGAGGCCAATAATAAAAAAGCACCCGTTCAAAGGGTGGTAGATAAGGTTTCATCAATCTTCGTTCCAGCGGTTTTAATAATTGCCCTGGTGACTTTTGTAGGCCACATGATTTTTGCAGGAGATTTTAGACAGGCTTTGATTGCTGCTGTTTCGGTTTTAGTTATAGCTTGTCCATGTGCACTTGGTCTTGCAACACCGACTGCAATTATGGTTGGGACTGGCAAGGCGGCCAGCGAAGGAATTTTAATCCGAGATCCTGAGGCCTTGGAAAACGCCCACAAGATTCAAGTGGTGGCACTTGACAAGACAGGGACTATTACCGAGGGCCGACCGATTGTAAATGAAATTATAAATGTTTCTGGCAATGAAGAGGATAATTTGGATATAATTTACTCCATGGAAAAGCAAAGTGACCATCCAATTGCCAAGGCCATAGTAGACCACTTGTCAGGTAGAAAAATAATTGAAGGAAAGGTCACAAACCTAAGCGGTCGGGGCATTAAATTTGAAACTTCTGACCAAGAATATATGGCTGGATCTTTTAAACACTTGAGGGAAATCGGAATTGATTTAGATCCTGTTACAAATTTGCTGGACATGGGTAAAACTTATGTGGGACTTGTAAGTGGCAATGAATTGCTCATGGCCATCTCACTTGAGGATAAATTAAAGGCTGATGCAATAGAATCAATCAAAGCTCTTCACGAACTGGGTTTAGAAGTTATGATGCTAACTGGAGACAGCCAGTCATCAGCAAAATTAATTGCTGACCAAACGGGCATTGACGATTATAGGGCAGAGATTTTGCCTCAGGATAAATTAAATATCATCAACGACTTAAAGAAAATAAAAAAAGTCGGCATGGTTGGCGATGGCATTAACGACGCGCCTGCTCTTGCAGCAGCGGATATAGGTTTCGCCATGGGGACTGGCACGGACATAGCCATTGAATCAGGAGATATAACCTTGGTCGGCGGGGACTTAAAACAAGTTCACCGGGCCATAGATATTTCAAACAAGACTATAAGGACCATAAAACAAAACCTGTTTTGGGCCTTTATATATAATATAATAGGAATACCGATAGCGGCACTGGGATTTTTAAATCCAATGGTGGGTTCGCTCGCCATGGCCTTCTCGTCGGTAAGCGTAGTAACAAACAGTTTAAGATTAAGGAGGAAATAA
- a CDS encoding SdpI family protein: MRKKWIKILTFLPLILAILAVGFMDKKIPIHYDIAGNVDRWGSRFEIFILPLATFLMAGFLLWMQKFAAKQESQGNNNEKYIDMTIIVCLIIFNVINFLIIYSGLAKLEKLEFKGIGLAQIVLGLTGLLFIFLGNKMPKVKRNSLVGLRTKWSMANDYVWKKSQRSAGIIFIVMGIIFMIFPIIFKLEKTFIYFLIITALCVSAMILSSYIIYKKYGDIEDK, encoded by the coding sequence ATGAGAAAAAAATGGATTAAAATTTTGACCTTCTTGCCACTTATTTTGGCAATCCTAGCTGTGGGCTTTATGGATAAAAAAATTCCCATCCACTACGACATTGCAGGTAATGTGGATAGGTGGGGGAGCCGGTTTGAAATTTTTATTTTGCCACTTGCGACTTTTTTGATGGCTGGATTTTTGCTTTGGATGCAAAAATTTGCCGCCAAGCAAGAAAGCCAAGGAAATAATAACGAAAAATATATAGACATGACCATTATAGTTTGCTTGATAATTTTTAATGTAATAAATTTTCTTATTATATACAGTGGCCTTGCAAAATTAGAAAAGCTAGAATTTAAGGGGATAGGCCTTGCACAAATTGTTTTGGGACTAACAGGTTTATTGTTTATATTTTTAGGCAACAAGATGCCAAAAGTAAAAAGAAATTCCCTGGTGGGACTTAGGACCAAATGGTCTATGGCAAATGATTATGTGTGGAAAAAATCGCAAAGATCAGCAGGAATAATCTTTATTGTAATGGGCATAATTTTCATGATTTTTCCTATAATCTTTAAATTAGAGAAGACCTTCATATATTTCTTAATAATCACAGCTTTGTGTGTAAGTGCAATGATTCTGTCTAGCTATATTATCTATAAAAAATACGGGGACATTGAGGATAAATAG
- a CDS encoding TetR/AcrR family transcriptional regulator codes for MANIDFNKKHLSPHRRKMIKTFVDCTRNIIKEDGVRGVTIKKISDTTELNTATIYNYFENIDHLMYFAVMDAMDDYLADLSNYVKEGDDPLFVYKQVWICFAKNAFKKPYEYLEIFFSDIAHEKDYYLHQYYKAFPIENDGFPAYLDKVLTAPNLRDRTMVLSEVCLNVGYFNEDGAEKANWMLYYIFEGMLRRVQKKDLDADQAAKEFAGYVEIVVERLRLK; via the coding sequence ATGGCAAATATTGATTTTAATAAAAAGCACTTGAGTCCTCACCGCAGAAAAATGATCAAGACCTTTGTGGACTGCACTAGAAATATTATAAAAGAAGACGGAGTAAGGGGAGTTACTATCAAGAAAATTTCTGATACAACAGAGCTCAACACCGCAACTATTTATAATTATTTTGAAAATATCGACCACCTCATGTACTTTGCAGTGATGGATGCTATGGATGATTATTTGGCAGACTTATCTAACTATGTAAAAGAGGGGGATGATCCTCTCTTTGTTTACAAGCAAGTATGGATTTGCTTTGCTAAGAACGCTTTCAAAAAGCCTTATGAATACCTGGAAATATTTTTCTCAGATATAGCTCATGAAAAAGATTATTATCTCCACCAATATTATAAGGCCTTCCCAATTGAAAATGATGGCTTCCCTGCTTATCTCGACAAGGTGCTTACAGCACCTAATTTGAGAGATAGGACCATGGTATTAAGTGAAGTTTGCTTAAATGTAGGCTACTTCAACGAAGATGGAGCAGAAAAGGCCAATTGGATGCTCTACTATATATTTGAAGGCATGCTAAGGCGTGTTCAAAAAAAAGACCTAGATGCAGACCAAGCGGCCAAAGAATTTGCAGGCTATGTTGAAATAGTAGTCGAAAGATTGAGGCTTAAATAA
- a CDS encoding metalloregulator ArsR/SmtB family transcription factor, with protein sequence MGKIISDVLACLADDNRRKIIETLKRGKISSGDLADEVGMSPQALSYHLAKLKKADLIYETKYKNFIYYELDLSILDEVLVWISNLKGEDDEKKMD encoded by the coding sequence GTGGGGAAAATTATTTCAGATGTACTGGCATGTTTGGCCGATGACAATAGGAGAAAGATAATCGAGACTTTAAAGCGCGGGAAAATTTCTTCAGGCGACTTGGCGGACGAAGTTGGCATGAGTCCCCAGGCCCTGTCTTATCATCTGGCAAAACTAAAAAAGGCAGACTTAATTTACGAGACCAAGTATAAAAATTTTATTTATTATGAACTCGACCTGAGTATCTTGGACGAAGTCCTGGTATGGATTTCAAATTTGAAAGGAGAAGACGATGAGAAAAAAATGGATTAA
- a CDS encoding flavodoxin family protein has product MKILVIYSSQTGNTKAVAEAIYDEFKDYATLIPMDQAKNYKLENYDYVFAGFWVDKGYPNEEAMDFLKSIRNCNIGLFATLGAYPYSMQASRVFYRAGEVIDESNRVIGTFICQGGIPKEKLDEINSRPPSHPRYPTPIQTLARNIGQQHPNEEDFTAARKLFRKIVCRTYNIK; this is encoded by the coding sequence ATGAAGATACTTGTAATTTATTCCAGCCAAACTGGCAATACAAAAGCAGTCGCCGAGGCCATATATGATGAATTCAAAGATTATGCGACCTTGATCCCCATGGACCAGGCGAAAAACTACAAATTAGAAAATTATGACTATGTATTTGCTGGATTTTGGGTAGATAAGGGCTATCCAAACGAAGAGGCCATGGACTTTTTAAAATCAATTAGAAACTGCAATATAGGTCTCTTTGCAACCCTGGGCGCTTACCCATATTCCATGCAGGCCTCCCGAGTGTTTTACCGGGCCGGAGAAGTCATAGATGAATCCAATCGGGTAATTGGAACTTTTATCTGTCAAGGAGGAATCCCCAAGGAAAAGCTGGACGAAATAAATTCACGACCACCCAGCCACCCCCGTTATCCAACGCCCATACAAACCCTTGCCAGAAATATCGGACAGCAACATCCAAACGAAGAGGACTTTACAGCCGCCCGCAAACTTTTTAGAAAAATCGTCTGTCGGACCTACAATATAAAATAA